CGAAATACGACGGAATGCTCCCGCGTTCTACCCTTAGGAAGGCCTCCAGAAAGGACCGACGTGGCTGATTTCGACCTCATCATCATCGGCGGTGGCCCCGCCGGTCTCACCGCGGGCCTCTACGCGGCTCGCGCCAACATGAGCGCCGTCCTGTTCGAGGCGAAGGACACCGGCGGCGAGATCCTCAACACCGAGCTGATCGAGGACTATCCCGGCTTCGAGAGCGTCACCGGCCCCGAGCTCGCGAGGAAGATGGCCGACCACGCGCGCAAGTTCGGCCTCCGGATCGAGACCTACCAACCGGTGATGCAGATCCGTGTCGAGGGCGACCGCAAGATCGTCGAGCTCCAGGACGGCACGATCCATCGCGCTTACGCGGTCATCGTGACCGTCGGCGGCGAGCCGACGAAGCTCGGCGTGCCCGGCGAGGTCGAGTTCCACGGCCGCGGCGTCTCCTACTGCGCCGTCTGCGACGGCGCGTTCTTCAAGGGCGCCGACCTCGCGGTGATCGGCGGTGGCGACAGCGCCTTCCAGGAGGGCCTGTTCCTCACCCGGTTCGCGAAGAAGCTCTACCTCGTCCATCGCCGCAACGAGTACCGCGCGCAGGCGATCCTCCAGGATCGGCTGCTCGGGATGGACCAGGTCTCCGCCGTGACTCCCGCGGTCGTGCGCGAGATCGGCGGCGACGAGGCCGGGGTGAAGTGGATCGACGTCGAGCGACCGGGCGACGTCTCGGAG
The genomic region above belongs to bacterium and contains:
- a CDS encoding thioredoxin-disulfide reductase, which produces MADFDLIIIGGGPAGLTAGLYAARANMSAVLFEAKDTGGEILNTELIEDYPGFESVTGPELARKMADHARKFGLRIETYQPVMQIRVEGDRKIVELQDGTIHRAYAVIVTVGGEPTKLGVPGEVEFHGRGVSYCAVCDGAFFKGADLAVIGGGDSAFQEGLFLTRFAKKLYLVHRRNEYRAQAILQDRLLGMDQVSAVTPAVVREIGGDEAGVKWIDVERPGDVSERVPVEGVFIFVGFKPVGRFLFKDHIAHDENDYILTDQYMRTSIPGVYAAGDTRAQLAKQITTAVGDATTAVLQAERYIEELKHAESALPEVPRDVVARATEGMRVLTFAPGETVVREG